The segment CCGGAGAAATCGTATTCGGGCGGATAGGTGGTGGTGCGCAGGTCGCGGTTCAGTGCCTCCTCGAACTCACGCCGCAGGACGTACTGATAGCCATGCAACTGGTTGGCCCATTCGACCGCATCACTTTCCTGGTCGCCCCAGACGCGTCCGGCGCTCCATTCGGTCGCGACCCACTCCATGCATTGATCCAGGTGATCGACCACGCGCGGGGCGACACCGGCGGCCAGCTCGGAACGCTGTGCCTCGGACAGCCCCGACAGACCGCTCCAGATCGCCGTGTCGTCCTGGTAGTTTCCCTGTTCTCTGGAGTCCTTTCCCGCCATGCGCCCTGCCTTCGCGACCGGCCGCGGCGCGGCCGTTAGCCCAGTGTTAATCGGCCAGTGTACAGGTCAGAAAGCGGCAAAACAGCCACAAGTTGCTATTTTGCACCGTAGCGCGGGAGGTTAACTGGAGAGCTTAGTCGTCCAGCGGCTCGGAACCCACCTGAACCATGCCGCCATGCACGCGAGTCGGGAAACGGGTCAGCGGGTCCTCCGCCGGGGGCTCCATCACCTCGCCGGTGCGCAGGCAGAACTGGGCCTCGTGCAATGGGCAGGTGATACAGTCATCGTCGAGCTCGCCATCGGCGATGGGCACTTCTTCGTGCGTGCAGAGGTTTTCGACCGCGAAGAACTCGCCGTCGAGGTTGAAGATCGCAACCTCGGTTCCCGCCGTGTCTACCAGACGATGTTCACCGTCCGCGATACTGTCGACCGGTGCCACGTCGATCCACTCGCTCATCTCTCCTCCAGGGCCTTGTGGTTGGGCTTCAACTTGCCGCCCAGCGAATCTCCATCTTGGGAAACACTGTCCCTAAGGCGTCGCATCCAGGGCTGCCGTTGCGGCCGGGTCGATCTCGATCAGGCGGCCTTCTTCCGGGTGGTAGCTGAAGCGCCCGACCACGCGGATATGTTCCCCCAGCCGATCCGATACCTCGTCGTGAGGCTCGACCGCCACGCGGTTCACATCCTCGTCTTCCAGCCAGTAGTGGTAGCGTTCGGGGTCCTCGTCAAAGCGCTTGACCACACCCTCGGTCTGCACCAGCTCACCGTTGAATTCGCCCGCCGCACCCGCCAACTGGGCCAGCGTTACCTCGGACACACGCTCACCACCCCCGCAGGCGGCAAGCCCCACCACCAGGATGGGCGTCAGGAGCAGGGGGCGCAGCGAATGTCTCATGTGAATCTCCGGGCCGAAGCAACGTTGTAGTACGCTCGCGAGGGTACCGAAACATGCCTTCAACGTCTCGATTCACCCCAATCAAGCCGGTAATGCCAATGGCCAAGACCTTCCCTGCCCTCGACGAACGACTCACGGGCTTCATCCTCGAACAGCCGGTTTATTTCGTGGGCTCCGCCCCGCTCGCGGCCGACGGCCACGTCAACCTGTCTCCCAAGGGGCTGGACACCCTGCGCGTCCTGGGTCCTCGCCGCGCGGCCTATCTCGACCTGACCGGCTCCGGCAACGAGACCTCCGCCCATCTCGCGGAGAACGGCCGCATCACGCTGATGTTCTGCGCCTTTTCCGGAAAACCGAAGATTCTCCGGCTATACGGCCGCGGGCGGACCGTGCTCCCGACCGATGGCGACTGGGAATCCCTGTACAGCGCGTTCCCTGCTCATCCAGGAATGCGGCAGATCATCGACATCGAGATCCACCGCATTCAGACCTCCTGTGGCTTCGGTGTACCCGAAGGCGAACTCCAGCCACGCCCCACCCTGACCGAGTGGAGCGAACGCAAGGGCCCCGAGGGCCTGGAACGCTACTGGGAGGAAAAGAATGCGGTCAGCATCGACGACCTGCCGACCCCACTTGGGAAACGCTGAACGAGCCGCCTACCGGGTTTTTGCCTGACGGGTCAGCAAGCGGTCGAGCTGGTTGGCGAAGGCCTGGCGATCGGCCTGGCTGAAGGCGGCGGGACCGCCCGTATCCACGCCGCTGGAGCGCAGGGTCTCCATGAAGTCGCGCATGCTGAGGCGCTCGCGGATCGTCCCCTCGGTATACAGCTCGCCGCGCGGATTCAGGGCCTGGGCGCCCTTGGCAATGGCCTCGGCCGCCAGCGGGATGTCGGCGGTGATCACCAGGTCCCCCGACTCCAGCCGCCGCACGATCTCGTTGTCGGCCACGTCGAAGCCGGCACCCACCTGAATGGCATCGATCCATTTCGACGGTGGGGTGCGCAGCGGCTGATTGGCCACCAGGGTCAGCGGCACCTGAGTGCGGTTGGCCGCCCGGAAAAGAATCTCCTTGATCACCGCGGGACAGGCGTCCGCGTCTACCCATATCTTCATGCTCACCGATCGTC is part of the Thioalkalivibrio sp. K90mix genome and harbors:
- a CDS encoding pyridoxamine 5'-phosphate oxidase family protein; its protein translation is MAKTFPALDERLTGFILEQPVYFVGSAPLAADGHVNLSPKGLDTLRVLGPRRAAYLDLTGSGNETSAHLAENGRITLMFCAFSGKPKILRLYGRGRTVLPTDGDWESLYSAFPAHPGMRQIIDIEIHRIQTSCGFGVPEGELQPRPTLTEWSERKGPEGLERYWEEKNAVSIDDLPTPLGKR
- a CDS encoding YaiI/YqxD family protein; amino-acid sequence: MKIWVDADACPAVIKEILFRAANRTQVPLTLVANQPLRTPPSKWIDAIQVGAGFDVADNEIVRRLESGDLVITADIPLAAEAIAKGAQALNPRGELYTEGTIRERLSMRDFMETLRSSGVDTGGPAAFSQADRQAFANQLDRLLTRQAKTR
- a CDS encoding non-heme iron oxygenase ferredoxin subunit; this translates as MSEWIDVAPVDSIADGEHRLVDTAGTEVAIFNLDGEFFAVENLCTHEEVPIADGELDDDCITCPLHEAQFCLRTGEVMEPPAEDPLTRFPTRVHGGMVQVGSEPLDD